The following proteins come from a genomic window of Anabas testudineus chromosome 3, fAnaTes1.2, whole genome shotgun sequence:
- the tdp1 gene encoding tyrosyl-DNA phosphodiesterase 1 has protein sequence MSQDSQHGKWTISSSDDDEDLPLSGTTTSNRHQPAESNQGSHRSTSPAILKLEPPSAAVEVKPEPTKPPVSSLVTVSEARQSAAKNQVNPVKYETSPSLAGKRKKEISDSSGWALSDSDDDGGDVKKKSPGNEPNRTPPSPKTKKTKVANERPPSPHGRLYYIDEPEDFFESSIPCLNDAYRFYLNKVTGLDRKYNSGALHIRDILSPLFGTLKESVQFNYCFDIAWMVKQYPPEFRDRPVLIVHGDKREAKARLVQQAQPFPHIRFCQAKLDIAFGTHHTKMMLLWYEEGFRVIILTSNLIRADWYQKTQGMWMGPLFPRLPKGSSASAGESPTFFKRDLLDYLASYRAPELEEWIQRIKEYDLSETRVHLVGSTPGRYVGSDMERWGHLRLRKLLYDHTEPIPGEERWPVIGQFSSIGSMGLDKTKWLAGEFQRTLTTLGKSCLRPDPPMHLVYPSVEDVRTSLEGYPAGGSLPYSIQTAQKQLWLHSYFHRWKANTTGRSHAMPHIKTYMRASPDFTQLAWFLVTSANLSKAAWGALEKNNTQMMVRSYELGVLYVPSAFNMTTFPVHKNPFPVSSSSSGFPVPFDLPPSSYSAKDQPWIWNIPYSQAPDRHGNIWVPS, from the exons ATGTCTCAGGACAGTCAGCATGGCAAGTGGACCATCTccagcagtgatgatgatgaggatctTCCTCTCTCTGGTACTACAACATCTAACCGCCATCAACCTGCTGAATCTAATCAAGGCTCCCATCGCTCTACCTCTCCTGCCATCCTCAAACTGGAACCGCCATCAGCCGCTGTAGAGGTGAAGCCAGAACCAACTAAACCCCCAGTATCCTCACTAGTCACTGTCTCTGAGGCCAGACAATCAGCTGCAAAGAACCAGGTGAATCCAGTGAAGTATGAAACTAGTCCGTCTTTGGctggaaagaggaagaaagagataTCAGACAGTTCTGGCTGGGCTCTCTCTGATAGTGATGATGATGGCGGAGATGTGAAGAAGAAGAGTCCTGGTAATGAACCAAACAGGACACCTCCGAGCCCAAAAACGAAGAAGACAAAGGTGGCGAACGAACGTCCTCCCAGTCCGCATGGCCGACTCTATTATATTGATGAGCCAGAGGACTTCTTTGAATCCAGTATCCCCTGTCTTAATGACGCCTACAGGTTTTACCTCAACAAAGTGACCGGCCTGGACAGGAAGTACAACAGTGGAGCTCTGCACATCAGAG ACATTCTCTCTCCGTTATTTGGGACGCTAAAAGAGTCTGTCCAG TTTAACTATTGCTTCGATATTGCGTGGATGGTTAAGCAGTACCCGCCAGAGTTTCG GGATCGTCCAGTTCTGATTGTCCATGGGGATAAGAGGGAGGCCAAGGCCCGGCTGGTCCAGCAGGCTCAGCCCTTCCCACACATTCGATTCTGCCAG GCCAAGCTGGACATCGCTTTTGGAACTCACCACAC GAAGATGATGTTGCTGTGGTATGAAGAAGGCTTCAGAGTCATCATTCTGACCTCCAACCTCATCAGAGCTGACTGGTACCAGAAAACACAAGG GATGTGGATGGGCCCTCTGTTTCCACGGTTGCCAAAAGGCAGCAGTGCAAGTGCAGGTGAGTCACCCACCTTCTTTAAGAGGGACCTGCTGGATTACCTGGCGTCGTACCGTGCGCCAGAACTCGAGGAGTGGATCCAACGAATCAAAGAATACGACCTGTCAGAGACCAG ggTGCATTTGGTCGGCTCAACCCCGGGCAGGTATGTTGGTTCAGACATGGAGCGCTGGGGCCACCTGAGGCTGAGGAAG ctGTTGTATGACCACACAGAACCGATTCCCGGCGAGGAAAGGTGGCCTGTGATTGGCCAGTTCTCTAGCATCGGCTCCATGGGACTGGATAAGACCAAATGGTTGGCAGGGGAATTTCAGCGTACCCTGACTACACTGGGGAAATCTTGTCTTCGCCCAGACCCCCCCATGCACTTG GTATATCCATCAGTAGAAGATGTGAGGACTAGTTTAGAAGGATATCCAG CGGGAGGCTCTCTTCCCTACAGCATCCAGACAGCCCAGAAACAGCTCTGGCTCCACTCCTACTTTCA cCGTTGGAAAGCAAATACAACAGGTAGAAGTCATGCCATGCCACACATCAAGACATACATGAGGGCGTCACCAGATTTCACTCAGCTTGCCTGGTTTCTAGTTACAAG tgcCAATCTATCCAAAGCAGCTTGGGGTGCGCTGGAGAAGAACAACACTCAGATGATGGTTCGATCCTATGAGCTAGGAGTCCTCTATGTGCCTTCTGCCTTT AACATGACGACATTCCCTGTTCACAAAAATCCATTTCCTgtctcctcgtcctcctctggTTTCCCTGTGCCCTTTGACCTTCCTCCTTCATCCTACTCCGCTAAAG atcAGCCTTGGATCTGGAACATACCATACAGCCAGGCTCCCGACAGACATGGCAACATCTGGGTTCCCTCCtga